A window of Calonectris borealis chromosome 3, bCalBor7.hap1.2, whole genome shotgun sequence contains these coding sequences:
- the HMGN3 gene encoding high mobility group nucleosome-binding domain-containing protein 3 isoform X2: MFKTNYTLLLASRGRPSPEGAEGKDAAKVTKQEPTRRSARLSAKPAPPKPEPKPRKTTKKEPGTKANKGAKGKKDEKQEAAKEGTTPSENGENKAEEAQKTESVGDKNE; encoded by the exons ATGTTTAAAACAAACTACACCCTTCTCCTCGCCTCCCGCGGCAGACCC tctcCAGAGGGTGCTGAAGGCAAGGATGCAGCAAAAGTAACTAAACAAGAG cccACAAGACGATCAGCAAGATTGTCAGCT aaACCTGCTCCACCAAAACCTGAACCCAAACCGAGGAAAACCACGAAG AAGGAACCTGGAACAAAGGCCAACAAAGGTGCTAAAGGGAAGAAGGATGAAAAGCAAGAAGCTGCAAAGGAAGGTACTACACCATCTGAAAATGGTGAAAATAAAGCTGAAGAG gcTCAGAAAACTGAATCTGTAGGTGACAAGAATGAATGA
- the HMGN3 gene encoding high mobility group nucleosome-binding domain-containing protein 3 isoform X3 translates to MPKRKSPEGAEGKDAAKVTKQEPTRRSARLSAKPAPPKPEPKPRKTTKKEPGTKANKGAKGKKDEKQEAAKEGTTPSENGENKAEEAQKTESVGDKNE, encoded by the exons ATGCCGAAGAGAAAG tctcCAGAGGGTGCTGAAGGCAAGGATGCAGCAAAAGTAACTAAACAAGAG cccACAAGACGATCAGCAAGATTGTCAGCT aaACCTGCTCCACCAAAACCTGAACCCAAACCGAGGAAAACCACGAAG AAGGAACCTGGAACAAAGGCCAACAAAGGTGCTAAAGGGAAGAAGGATGAAAAGCAAGAAGCTGCAAAGGAAGGTACTACACCATCTGAAAATGGTGAAAATAAAGCTGAAGAG gcTCAGAAAACTGAATCTGTAGGTGACAAGAATGAATGA
- the HMGN3 gene encoding high mobility group nucleosome-binding domain-containing protein 3 isoform X1 gives MFKTNYTLLLASRGRPSPEGAEGKDAAKVTKQEPTRRSARLSAKPAPPKPEPKPRKTTKKEPGTKANKGAKGKKDEKQEAAKEGTTPSENGENKAEEIRISRPTVSVSTSRGASPSTLSVKGQIETVKVKGSEN, from the exons ATGTTTAAAACAAACTACACCCTTCTCCTCGCCTCCCGCGGCAGACCC tctcCAGAGGGTGCTGAAGGCAAGGATGCAGCAAAAGTAACTAAACAAGAG cccACAAGACGATCAGCAAGATTGTCAGCT aaACCTGCTCCACCAAAACCTGAACCCAAACCGAGGAAAACCACGAAG AAGGAACCTGGAACAAAGGCCAACAAAGGTGCTAAAGGGAAGAAGGATGAAAAGCAAGAAGCTGCAAAGGAAGGTACTACACCATCTGAAAATGGTGAAAATAAAGCTGAAGAG ATTCGCATCTCTCGCCCAACTGTTAGTGTTTCAACATCCAGAGGTGCCTCACCCAGCACACTGTCAGTAAAAGGGCAGATTGAAACAGTGAAAGTTAAGG gcTCAGAAAACTGA